The proteins below are encoded in one region of Limnohabitans sp. 63ED37-2:
- a CDS encoding DUF2970 domain-containing protein, translating to MSVPKPTVSKASWLRTIQAVLWSFVGLRKNSEYQQDIEKLNPFHIIGVAIGAALLFVLGLMALVNWVVVQPTGL from the coding sequence ATGAGCGTGCCAAAGCCTACCGTGTCCAAAGCGTCTTGGCTGCGCACCATTCAGGCCGTGTTGTGGTCCTTTGTGGGTCTGCGCAAAAATTCCGAGTACCAACAAGACATTGAAAAGCTCAACCCATTCCACATCATCGGTGTGGCCATCGGGGCGGCATTGTTGTTTGTTCTGGGGCTGATGGCCCTGGTCAATTGGGTCGTGGTTCAACCCACAGGCCTTTAA
- a CDS encoding cytochrome c oxidase subunit 3, giving the protein MSSAAHGSTPYYFVPHESRHPVMSAIGLFFVILGAGQWINGVEWGMYCLFFGLAWWLIVLYQWFSEAIHESETGMYGRKIDLSYRWSMTWFIFSEVMFFGAFFTALWWARSHSIPALGSLENALLWPDFKAAWPSMVAGATTSPAGIVEPFQTMGPFWLPTINTALLLTSGVTLTIAHHAIQVGDRSKTIKFMWMTVILGLVFLFVQGYEYAHAWGDLNLKLSSGIYGSTFYMLTGFHGFHVFVGMLMLLFITLRLQKGHFTKDRHFGFEGAAWYWHFVDVVWLGLYILVYWM; this is encoded by the coding sequence ATGAGTTCAGCAGCACACGGCAGCACGCCTTATTACTTCGTACCGCACGAGTCACGCCACCCGGTCATGTCGGCCATTGGCTTGTTCTTCGTCATCCTGGGCGCAGGCCAGTGGATCAACGGCGTCGAATGGGGCATGTATTGCCTGTTCTTCGGCCTGGCTTGGTGGTTGATCGTTTTGTACCAGTGGTTCTCTGAAGCCATTCACGAAAGCGAGACCGGCATGTACGGCCGCAAGATCGACCTGTCCTACCGCTGGAGCATGACCTGGTTCATCTTCTCGGAGGTGATGTTCTTCGGTGCTTTCTTCACCGCATTGTGGTGGGCACGTTCACATTCGATTCCTGCACTTGGTAGCCTTGAAAACGCCTTGCTCTGGCCGGACTTCAAAGCCGCATGGCCCAGCATGGTGGCAGGTGCCACCACTTCTCCTGCTGGCATTGTGGAGCCCTTCCAGACCATGGGTCCCTTCTGGTTGCCCACCATCAACACCGCCTTGCTGCTGACCTCAGGCGTGACATTGACCATCGCACACCACGCCATCCAGGTGGGTGACCGCAGCAAAACCATCAAGTTCATGTGGATGACGGTGATTTTGGGCTTGGTTTTCCTGTTCGTTCAGGGTTACGAGTACGCCCACGCTTGGGGTGATTTGAACCTCAAATTGTCGTCCGGCATTTATGGCTCCACCTTCTACATGCTCACTGGTTTCCACGGTTTCCACGTGTTTGTCGGCATGTTGATGCTCTTGTTCATCACCTTGCGTTTGCAAAAAGGCCACTTCACCAAAGACCGCCACTTCGGCTTCGAAGGTGCTGCTTGGTATTGGCACTTCGTGGACGTGGTGTGGTTGGGTCTGTACATCCTGGTGTACTGGATGTAA
- the trmL gene encoding tRNA (uridine(34)/cytosine(34)/5-carboxymethylaminomethyluridine(34)-2'-O)-methyltransferase TrmL gives MFHIVLVEPEIPPNTGNVIRLAANTGCTLHLVEPLGFSMDDKHMRRAGLDYHEYADLRRHADWASFLAQEKPQPERMYALTTRGSRPAHGVAFAPGDWLVFGSETRGLSPELREQFAPAQRIKLPMREGQRSLNLSNAVAVTVFEAWRQNGFAGASQAPGLPAQA, from the coding sequence ATGTTCCATATCGTCTTGGTTGAGCCCGAAATCCCGCCCAATACCGGCAACGTCATCCGCTTGGCGGCCAACACGGGCTGCACACTGCACCTGGTCGAGCCTCTGGGTTTTTCGATGGACGACAAACACATGCGCCGCGCGGGTCTTGATTACCACGAATACGCCGATTTACGCCGCCATGCGGACTGGGCCAGCTTTTTAGCCCAAGAAAAACCCCAGCCCGAGCGCATGTATGCCCTGACCACACGCGGCAGCCGCCCCGCCCACGGCGTGGCTTTTGCGCCGGGCGACTGGTTGGTGTTTGGCTCGGAAACACGGGGCTTGTCGCCCGAGCTGCGCGAACAGTTCGCACCGGCCCAGCGCATCAAGTTGCCCATGCGCGAAGGCCAGCGCAGCCTGAACCTGTCGAATGCGGTGGCGGTCACCGTGTTCGAGGCCTGGCGGCAAAACGGCTTTGCCGGGGCCAGCCAGGCGCCTGGCCTGCCCGCTCAGGCGTAA
- a CDS encoding SURF1 family protein has protein sequence MVLAGAAIGVAITFSLGLWQLGRASEKTALQDARTQQAAKEALDGKTLRRGSEDVAQRSELMHRRVVVTGRWLPQFTVYLDNRQMNAKPGFFVLTPIQIEETGEVLVVQRGWAQRSFTDRTALPPVETSPDVVEVQGHLAPWPSRLYDFGGAETGSIRQNLDLTTYRQETGLKVLEVTLLQSGGPSEGLLREWPVVASGVEKHHGYAFQWFGLSGLIALLYVWFQIVQPRRQKRPA, from the coding sequence ATGGTGCTCGCAGGTGCAGCCATCGGCGTGGCCATCACCTTTTCACTGGGCTTGTGGCAACTTGGTCGCGCAAGTGAAAAAACCGCTTTGCAAGATGCGCGGACGCAGCAGGCGGCCAAAGAAGCACTGGACGGCAAAACCCTCAGGCGCGGGTCTGAAGACGTGGCCCAAAGGAGTGAGTTGATGCACCGACGGGTGGTGGTCACCGGGCGCTGGTTGCCCCAATTCACGGTGTATCTGGACAACCGCCAAATGAATGCCAAACCCGGATTTTTTGTGTTGACCCCCATCCAGATCGAAGAAACGGGAGAGGTGTTGGTGGTGCAACGGGGTTGGGCGCAGCGCTCCTTCACCGACCGGACCGCCTTGCCACCCGTGGAGACATCTCCAGACGTGGTCGAGGTACAAGGCCATTTGGCCCCATGGCCTTCAAGGCTCTACGACTTCGGTGGGGCTGAGACGGGGTCGATACGGCAAAATCTCGACCTGACGACTTATCGGCAAGAAACGGGTTTGAAAGTGCTCGAAGTCACCTTGCTGCAGTCGGGCGGCCCCTCTGAAGGTCTGCTGCGCGAATGGCCTGTGGTGGCCAGTGGTGTCGAAAAGCACCATGGTTACGCTTTTCAATGGTTTGGCCTGAGTGGCCTGATCGCTTTACTTTATGTCTGGTTCCAAATTGTCCAACCCCGCCGCCAAAAACGACCTGCCTGA
- a CDS encoding twin transmembrane helix small protein has product MKILVAIAFLAILVSLGSALMYMMRGSAPPAEGQSPKKGNMATALAFRVGFSIVLFICVLLAWKMGWIQPTGIPPGA; this is encoded by the coding sequence ATGAAAATCCTCGTTGCCATCGCGTTTCTTGCCATTTTGGTCAGTTTGGGCTCGGCCCTGATGTACATGATGCGAGGCAGCGCCCCACCCGCTGAGGGCCAATCACCTAAAAAAGGCAATATGGCCACCGCGTTGGCTTTCCGAGTCGGCTTTTCTATTGTCCTCTTCATCTGTGTGTTGCTGGCCTGGAAAATGGGCTGGATCCAGCCCACCGGCATTCCCCCTGGCGCTTGA
- a CDS encoding SCO family protein produces the protein MSGSKLSNPAAKNDLPDSPLAMTVHDMPSPATVVQADAQRTRMGRWKMIAMLLICASPVIASYLTYYVIRPEGRRVYGELIQPQKDMPQTSAKNLQGQEVPLASLKGQWLLVTVASGQCEERCQQNLYFQRQLREILGREKDRLDRVWLVSDDAPVAPGLLPALNMAHVLRLDATTVQSWITPAPGQQLQDHLYVIDPMGNFMMRFPANMDVSGASKAKRDLDRLLKASSSWDQAGR, from the coding sequence ATGTCTGGTTCCAAATTGTCCAACCCCGCCGCCAAAAACGACCTGCCTGACAGCCCCCTGGCCATGACGGTGCACGACATGCCCAGCCCGGCGACGGTGGTGCAGGCCGATGCCCAACGCACCCGCATGGGCCGCTGGAAAATGATCGCCATGTTGCTGATCTGCGCTTCCCCGGTGATTGCCTCTTACCTGACCTACTACGTCATCCGCCCCGAAGGCCGTCGTGTCTATGGCGAGCTGATCCAGCCGCAAAAAGACATGCCCCAAACCAGTGCCAAAAATCTGCAGGGCCAAGAGGTCCCACTGGCCAGCCTCAAAGGGCAGTGGTTGCTCGTGACCGTGGCCTCGGGCCAGTGCGAAGAGCGTTGTCAGCAAAACCTGTATTTCCAGCGGCAGTTGCGTGAAATTTTGGGGCGTGAAAAGGACCGCCTCGACCGCGTCTGGTTGGTCAGTGACGATGCGCCTGTCGCCCCCGGTCTCTTGCCCGCTTTGAACATGGCCCATGTGCTGCGACTTGATGCGACCACGGTGCAAAGTTGGATCACCCCAGCCCCGGGGCAGCAGTTGCAGGACCACTTGTATGTGATCGACCCCATGGGCAACTTCATGATGCGTTTCCCGGCCAACATGGATGTATCCGGCGCCTCCAAAGCCAAACGCGATCTGGACCGATTGCTCAAAGCCTCTTCGTCCTGGGACCAGGCGGGACGCTGA
- a CDS encoding cytochrome oxidase small assembly protein, translated as MAMTPEQRKSNVRLGLILASVALAVLLGFVAKLLILNP; from the coding sequence ATGGCCATGACACCCGAACAAAGAAAAAGCAATGTGCGCCTGGGCCTGATCCTGGCCTCGGTGGCACTGGCTGTGCTGCTCGGTTTTGTGGCCAAGTTGTTGATCTTGAATCCCTGA
- a CDS encoding MaoC family dehydratase, with product MKTFENLADLAACVGQDVTATDWVTITQQQVNQFAEATGDHQWIHVDVERAQQGPFGAPIAHGFLTLSLLSQFFDKTIVVTSARMGVNYGLNKVRFMAPVPVGSRLRAHLHLHSATPIDGNGMQFQWNVTVEREGSDKPVCAAESLVRIYA from the coding sequence ATGAAAACATTTGAAAACTTGGCCGATTTGGCCGCTTGTGTCGGCCAAGACGTGACCGCCACCGATTGGGTCACCATCACCCAGCAACAGGTGAATCAGTTTGCCGAGGCCACGGGTGACCACCAGTGGATCCACGTCGACGTGGAGAGGGCCCAACAAGGCCCCTTTGGTGCACCGATTGCTCACGGCTTTTTGACCCTGTCCTTGCTGTCGCAGTTCTTTGACAAAACGATTGTGGTCACATCGGCCCGCATGGGCGTCAATTACGGCTTGAACAAGGTGCGCTTCATGGCCCCGGTGCCGGTGGGCAGCCGTTTGCGGGCGCACCTGCATTTGCATTCGGCCACGCCCATTGATGGCAACGGCATGCAGTTCCAGTGGAATGTGACGGTGGAGCGCGAGGGCAGCGACAAACCAGTGTGCGCCGCCGAGTCGCTGGTGCGCATTTACGCCTGA
- the uppS gene encoding polyprenyl diphosphate synthase: MLYPSSNPSQPQHIAIIMDGNRRWAKKRFMPAALGHAAGAQRVRDIVKTCGEIGIPQLSLFAFSTENWKRPEEEVSSLMGLFTTYLKKEIRNMNTNGVRLKVLGDTGRFSPSLQALIADAQAETENNTVITLNICANYGGRWDMLQATKAWQKAHPDTPLDSLTEEALGPYLSTADAPEVDLLIRTGGESRVSNFLLWQAAYAELFFCDELWPDFTPETLKQALAWFATRDRRFGSSAPL, encoded by the coding sequence CTGTTGTACCCTTCATCCAACCCTTCTCAACCACAGCACATTGCCATCATCATGGACGGCAATCGCCGTTGGGCCAAAAAACGCTTCATGCCAGCCGCTTTAGGCCATGCAGCGGGCGCACAACGGGTGCGCGACATCGTCAAAACCTGCGGTGAAATCGGTATTCCTCAACTCAGCCTGTTTGCTTTCAGCACCGAGAACTGGAAACGCCCCGAAGAAGAGGTCAGCAGCCTCATGGGCTTGTTCACGACCTACCTGAAAAAAGAAATCCGCAACATGAACACCAACGGGGTTCGGTTGAAGGTGCTCGGTGACACGGGGCGATTTTCTCCGTCACTGCAAGCGCTGATTGCTGACGCCCAGGCCGAAACAGAGAACAACACGGTCATCACTTTGAACATTTGCGCCAACTACGGTGGGCGCTGGGACATGCTCCAGGCCACCAAAGCCTGGCAAAAAGCACATCCCGACACACCGCTGGACAGCCTGACCGAAGAAGCGTTGGGCCCTTACCTCAGCACGGCCGACGCACCCGAAGTCGATTTGTTGATCCGCACGGGCGGAGAGTCACGGGTGAGCAACTTCCTGCTTTGGCAAGCGGCTTATGCCGAACTGTTTTTCTGCGACGAACTATGGCCGGACTTCACCCCCGAAACCCTGAAACAGGCACTGGCCTGGTTTGCCACGCGCGACCGGCGCTTTGGCTCCTCTGCCCCTTTGTGA
- the ctaD gene encoding cytochrome c oxidase subunit I — translation MSAVLDHHDHAHDDHGHAPAGWRRWVYATNHKDIGTLYLLFSFAMLMVGGVLALGIRAELFQPGLQVVNPELFNQFTTMHGIIMVFGAIMPAFVGFANWMLPLQIGASDMAFARMNNFSFWLMIPAALMLVGSFFMPGGAPAAGWTLYAPLTLQMGPSMDAGIFAMHILGASSIMGSINIIVTILNMRAPGMTLMKMPMFAWTWLITAYLLIAVMPVLAGAITMTLTDRHFGTSFFNPAGGGDPVMYQHIFWFFGHPEVYIMILPAFGIISQIVPAFSRKKLFGYASMVYATSSIAILSFIVWAHHMFTTGMPVTGQLFFMYATMLIAVPTAVKIFNWIATMWRGSMTFETPMLFAVGFIFVFTMGGFTGLILAMAPIDIQLQDTYYVVAHFHYVLVAGSLFALFAGVYYWIPKWTGVMYNETRGKIHFWWSLISFNITFFPMHFLGLAGMPRRYADYPMQFTDFNMIASVGAFFFGFAQVYFFLFIVLPAMMGKGEKAPQKPWEAAEGLEWEVPSPAPFHTFENPPKLDATATRVIG, via the coding sequence ATGAGTGCCGTTCTAGACCATCACGATCACGCCCATGACGACCACGGTCACGCGCCTGCAGGCTGGCGTCGTTGGGTGTATGCCACCAACCACAAAGACATCGGTACCTTGTACCTGCTGTTCAGCTTTGCCATGCTCATGGTCGGTGGCGTCTTGGCCCTTGGCATCCGCGCCGAGTTGTTCCAGCCCGGACTGCAAGTGGTCAACCCCGAATTGTTCAACCAATTCACCACCATGCACGGCATCATCATGGTGTTCGGCGCCATCATGCCAGCTTTTGTGGGTTTCGCGAACTGGATGTTGCCTTTGCAAATCGGTGCGTCTGACATGGCTTTTGCTCGCATGAACAACTTCAGCTTTTGGCTGATGATTCCTGCTGCTTTGATGCTGGTCGGATCGTTTTTCATGCCTGGTGGCGCACCTGCTGCTGGCTGGACACTGTATGCACCCCTGACTCTGCAAATGGGTCCTTCCATGGACGCGGGTATTTTTGCCATGCACATCCTGGGTGCTTCGTCCATCATGGGCTCGATCAACATCATCGTGACCATCTTGAACATGCGCGCGCCTGGCATGACTTTGATGAAGATGCCCATGTTCGCCTGGACATGGCTGATCACCGCTTACCTGCTGATTGCCGTGATGCCCGTTTTGGCCGGCGCGATCACCATGACCCTGACAGACCGTCATTTTGGCACCAGCTTCTTCAACCCTGCCGGTGGTGGTGACCCGGTCATGTACCAGCACATCTTCTGGTTCTTCGGTCACCCCGAGGTGTACATCATGATCTTGCCGGCTTTCGGCATCATCAGCCAGATCGTGCCCGCCTTTTCACGCAAGAAGCTGTTTGGCTACGCCTCCATGGTGTACGCCACATCGTCCATCGCGATTCTCTCTTTCATCGTGTGGGCGCACCACATGTTCACCACCGGCATGCCGGTGACCGGCCAGTTGTTCTTCATGTACGCGACCATGTTGATCGCGGTGCCAACCGCGGTGAAGATTTTCAACTGGATCGCCACCATGTGGCGCGGCTCCATGACCTTTGAAACCCCCATGCTGTTTGCGGTGGGCTTCATCTTCGTGTTCACCATGGGTGGCTTCACGGGTCTGATTCTGGCCATGGCCCCGATCGATATCCAGTTGCAAGACACTTACTACGTGGTGGCCCACTTCCACTACGTGTTGGTGGCGGGTTCCTTGTTTGCTTTGTTTGCAGGCGTTTACTACTGGATTCCCAAGTGGACCGGAGTGATGTACAACGAAACCCGTGGCAAGATCCATTTCTGGTGGTCGCTGATTTCTTTCAACATTACCTTCTTCCCCATGCACTTTCTGGGCCTGGCCGGTATGCCCCGTCGCTACGCTGACTACCCCATGCAGTTCACCGACTTCAACATGATTGCTTCGGTGGGTGCTTTCTTCTTCGGCTTTGCACAGGTGTACTTCTTCCTGTTCATTGTGTTGCCTGCCATGATGGGCAAGGGCGAAAAAGCGCCTCAGAAGCCTTGGGAAGCGGCCGAAGGTCTGGAGTGGGAAGTGCCTTCGCCAGCACCATTCCACACCTTTGAGAACCCACCCAAGCTGGACGCCACTGCAACGCGCGTGATTGGTTGA
- a CDS encoding COX15/CtaA family protein, producing MTEVDLYNLEPILELMAVGLAVAALPLGWWLWQQRRASPSGRLKALTLITLFLTFDLVLFGAFTRLTDSGLGCPDWPGCYGSATPIGAKAEIKAAETAMPTGPVTKSKAWIEMVHRYLATGVGVLILTLAALTWWLRSQSREVSPWLPTLTLVWVCMQGAFGALTVTMKLFPAIVTLHLMGGIGLLVLLMAQAVRYDGAGSRPLPSVLRLGLWAGFVLLCLQIALGGWVSTNYAVLACPDFPTCHGQWVPEMNWQGFSIWRELGHTPNGELLPFASLVSIHFVHRSAAWLVLAVLLWLGWRLRQQPGLAVAGRWLLGLCALQFATGLSNVVLGWPLLAAVMHTGGAAAMALTLTWALSVSRADNSGPSPLSEKLAA from the coding sequence ATGACCGAAGTGGACCTGTACAACCTCGAGCCCATTTTGGAGCTCATGGCCGTGGGCTTGGCCGTGGCGGCCTTGCCCTTGGGCTGGTGGCTTTGGCAGCAGCGCAGGGCCTCGCCCTCGGGCCGACTCAAGGCCCTGACCCTGATCACCTTGTTCCTGACCTTTGATCTGGTGCTGTTTGGAGCCTTCACGCGCTTGACCGATTCCGGCTTGGGCTGTCCCGACTGGCCGGGTTGCTACGGCAGCGCCACCCCAATCGGTGCCAAAGCCGAAATCAAGGCGGCAGAAACCGCCATGCCCACCGGGCCGGTCACCAAGAGCAAGGCCTGGATCGAGATGGTGCACCGCTATCTGGCCACCGGGGTGGGTGTCTTGATTTTGACCTTGGCCGCACTGACCTGGTGGCTGCGCAGCCAAAGCCGAGAGGTCAGCCCCTGGTTGCCCACCTTGACCTTGGTGTGGGTCTGCATGCAAGGGGCTTTTGGGGCCCTCACGGTGACCATGAAACTGTTTCCAGCCATTGTCACCTTGCACCTGATGGGCGGCATTGGTTTGTTGGTCTTGTTGATGGCACAAGCCGTGCGTTATGACGGCGCAGGCTCGCGGCCCTTGCCTTCGGTGTTGCGCCTCGGTTTGTGGGCGGGCTTTGTGCTGCTGTGTTTGCAAATTGCCTTGGGAGGCTGGGTCAGCACCAATTACGCGGTGTTGGCTTGCCCCGACTTTCCCACCTGCCACGGGCAGTGGGTGCCCGAGATGAATTGGCAAGGCTTCAGCATCTGGCGCGAGTTGGGCCACACCCCCAACGGCGAGTTGCTGCCTTTTGCATCGCTGGTGTCCATCCATTTTGTGCACCGCTCGGCCGCCTGGCTGGTGTTGGCGGTGCTGCTGTGGCTGGGCTGGCGTTTGCGCCAGCAGCCCGGCTTGGCCGTGGCAGGCCGTTGGTTGCTGGGCCTGTGTGCTTTGCAGTTCGCCACGGGCCTGAGCAATGTGGTGTTGGGCTGGCCTTTGTTGGCGGCTGTGATGCACACGGGTGGCGCCGCTGCCATGGCCTTGACCCTGACCTGGGCCTTGAGTGTCAGCCGGGCTGATAATTCAGGGCCTTCCCCCCTATCCGAAAAGCTCGCCGCATGA
- a CDS encoding cytochrome c oxidase assembly protein has protein sequence MNLRGENLKMVGKLAIVTAGMFGFGYALVPIYKAICEITGINILSISETQVPGNAKAGKAAEVLRNTQVDTTRTVTVEFDANVRGPWEFKPEKRSMQVHPGELSTVMYEFQNVQNRRMAAQAIPSYAPRNAASHFNKLECFCFNQYTLEPGEKKSWPVAFVIDPKLSKDVTTITLSYTFFEVGGKTPAAPTAPLAAAVQPLPIKTGLGS, from the coding sequence ATGAACCTGCGCGGTGAAAACCTGAAAATGGTCGGCAAACTGGCGATCGTCACCGCTGGCATGTTCGGGTTTGGCTATGCGCTGGTGCCCATTTACAAGGCCATTTGCGAAATCACGGGCATCAACATCCTGTCCATTTCCGAGACCCAGGTCCCAGGTAACGCCAAGGCTGGCAAAGCCGCCGAGGTGCTGCGCAACACCCAGGTCGACACCACACGGACCGTCACGGTGGAGTTTGATGCCAATGTCCGTGGCCCTTGGGAGTTCAAGCCAGAAAAGCGTTCCATGCAAGTTCACCCCGGTGAACTGAGCACGGTGATGTACGAGTTTCAGAATGTGCAAAACCGCCGCATGGCGGCTCAGGCCATTCCAAGCTACGCACCACGCAATGCAGCCAGTCATTTCAACAAGCTCGAGTGTTTCTGTTTCAACCAGTACACACTGGAGCCTGGCGAGAAAAAATCTTGGCCCGTGGCTTTTGTGATCGACCCCAAGTTGTCCAAAGACGTGACCACCATCACCTTGTCTTACACCTTCTTTGAGGTCGGCGGCAAAACACCGGCTGCGCCAACAGCGCCTTTGGCGGCTGCAGTACAACCCCTGCCGATCAAGACAGGCTTGGGGTCATGA
- a CDS encoding ComF family protein gives MTPAWLQGLLNTSTGPRAGGWGRWLPSRCAICQSWPHPPLCEACISRFAQPQHRCPSCALPLSHPIRRCGACLKCPPPLDLCLTATAYTWPWVELIARYKFQQQAGWAGALATLMLSTPLAEDTLDEADWVLPIPLSAQRLAERGYNQSWLLARQLSPHKADARLLLRTRDTPSQRTLPRAERLANLVGAFAVEPMRAAQLRGKKVVLIDDVMTSGASLHTAARVLRDAGAAQVSALVLARTEAGGEA, from the coding sequence ATGACACCCGCTTGGCTTCAGGGCTTGTTGAATACATCGACCGGCCCGCGAGCCGGTGGATGGGGGCGCTGGCTGCCCAGCCGCTGCGCCATCTGCCAAAGCTGGCCCCACCCGCCGCTTTGTGAGGCCTGCATCAGCCGCTTTGCCCAGCCCCAGCACCGCTGCCCCAGCTGCGCCTTGCCCTTGTCCCACCCAATAAGGCGCTGTGGCGCCTGCCTGAAATGCCCACCCCCACTGGACTTGTGCTTGACGGCCACCGCCTACACCTGGCCCTGGGTGGAGCTGATTGCCCGCTACAAGTTTCAGCAGCAAGCTGGCTGGGCGGGCGCTTTGGCCACCCTGATGCTCAGCACCCCCTTGGCCGAAGACACTCTGGACGAGGCCGACTGGGTGCTGCCGATCCCGCTGTCGGCACAGCGCCTGGCCGAGCGCGGCTACAACCAGTCGTGGCTGCTGGCACGCCAACTCAGCCCCCACAAAGCCGACGCCCGTTTGCTGCTGCGCACCCGTGACACACCGTCGCAGCGCACCCTGCCTCGGGCTGAGCGGTTGGCCAATTTGGTGGGGGCTTTTGCGGTGGAGCCAATGCGGGCGGCGCAGCTGCGCGGCAAAAAAGTGGTGCTGATCGATGACGTCATGACCAGTGGCGCCTCTTTGCACACAGCGGCCCGGGTCTTGCGCGATGCGGGCGCAGCGCAGGTCAGCGCCTTGGTGCTGGCCCGAACCGAAGCGGGAGGCGAAGCCTGA
- a CDS encoding DUF2244 domain-containing protein, producing the protein MSNQSYQFAQVSGPSVQWRLKRNCSVTPVQLGWMYLSLCTVSLGIGVFFWMQGATLVLAFAGLEVAVVGLAFLAYARHAADGEMISLQGSNLVVELETAGRLERAEFSRQWVRVEPKSGDQSLIELSGQGQTIEVGRFVRPELRQVLAREIRKALRSA; encoded by the coding sequence ATGTCAAATCAGTCTTACCAGTTCGCGCAAGTGTCGGGGCCATCCGTTCAATGGCGGCTCAAACGCAACTGTTCGGTCACACCTGTCCAATTGGGCTGGATGTACCTGTCGCTGTGCACGGTATCTTTGGGTATCGGGGTGTTCTTCTGGATGCAAGGGGCCACTTTGGTGTTGGCTTTTGCGGGCTTAGAGGTGGCGGTGGTCGGGCTGGCTTTTTTGGCCTATGCCCGCCATGCCGCGGATGGTGAAATGATTTCGCTGCAGGGCAGCAACTTGGTGGTCGAGCTGGAAACAGCTGGCCGCCTGGAGCGGGCTGAATTTTCGCGCCAATGGGTGCGGGTTGAGCCCAAGTCTGGAGACCAAAGCCTGATCGAGTTGTCGGGTCAAGGTCAGACGATTGAGGTGGGGCGTTTTGTGAGGCCCGAGCTCCGGCAAGTGCTGGCGCGAGAAATCAGGAAGGCATTGCGCTCAGCGTGA
- the coxB gene encoding cytochrome c oxidase subunit II: MKNISNQLASLLSRAGIFAGAWLATAAHAVNDLPGGPAVNQLNFAPPATKIAEEQHWLHWFMLIICTVIFIAVFAVMFYSIWKHRKSVGHKPATFTESITVEVIWTAVPFIIVILMALPATKVLVAQKDTTNADLTVKVTGYQWKWGYDYIKGEGEGLSYISTLDSGQRAMSDAGKPEGDNYLLKVDNPLVVPVGQKVRVITTANDVIHAFAVPAFGIKQDAIPGFVRDTWFRAEKTGDFYGQCQELCGKEHAYMPIHVKVLSATDYAAWVDTEKKKQAAKADDPAKVWALDDLSKRGEKVYAANCAACHQATGKGAGAIKALDGSALVLDADKSKQIAVMLNGQNNGAMPAWKQLSDTEIAAVITYTKNNWSNKTGQIVQPAEVLAARK, translated from the coding sequence ATGAAGAATATTTCCAACCAATTGGCTTCGCTGCTATCCCGCGCGGGCATTTTTGCAGGCGCTTGGCTGGCTACGGCCGCTCATGCCGTCAATGATTTGCCAGGTGGCCCTGCTGTCAACCAACTCAACTTTGCACCACCGGCTACCAAAATCGCCGAAGAGCAGCACTGGCTGCACTGGTTCATGCTGATCATTTGCACTGTGATCTTCATTGCGGTGTTTGCGGTGATGTTCTATTCCATTTGGAAGCACCGCAAATCGGTCGGTCACAAGCCCGCCACTTTCACCGAGTCCATCACAGTCGAAGTGATTTGGACGGCTGTTCCCTTCATCATCGTGATCTTGATGGCCTTGCCGGCCACCAAAGTGCTGGTGGCCCAGAAGGACACCACCAACGCCGATCTGACGGTCAAGGTCACGGGCTACCAGTGGAAATGGGGCTACGACTACATCAAGGGCGAAGGCGAAGGTTTGAGCTACATCTCGACCTTGGATTCCGGCCAACGTGCCATGTCCGACGCAGGCAAGCCAGAAGGCGACAACTACCTGCTCAAAGTGGACAATCCCTTGGTGGTGCCTGTGGGCCAAAAAGTGCGAGTCATCACCACAGCCAATGACGTGATCCATGCATTTGCGGTGCCAGCCTTTGGTATCAAGCAAGACGCGATCCCCGGTTTTGTGCGCGACACCTGGTTCCGTGCGGAGAAAACTGGCGACTTCTACGGCCAGTGCCAAGAACTGTGCGGCAAAGAACACGCTTACATGCCCATTCACGTGAAGGTTTTGTCTGCGACCGATTACGCTGCTTGGGTCGACACCGAGAAGAAAAAGCAAGCCGCCAAAGCCGATGACCCGGCCAAAGTCTGGGCGCTGGACGACCTGTCCAAGCGCGGCGAGAAGGTCTATGCCGCCAACTGCGCGGCCTGCCACCAAGCCACCGGTAAAGGCGCAGGTGCCATCAAAGCCCTCGACGGTTCAGCCCTCGTCTTGGATGCAGACAAGTCCAAACAAATTGCAGTGATGCTCAACGGTCAAAACAACGGCGCCATGCCTGCATGGAAGCAACTGTCTGACACCGAAATTGCTGCGGTGATCACCTACACCAAGAACAACTGGTCCAACAAGACCGGGCAAATCGTGCAGCCAGCTGAAGTTCTGGCCGCCCGCAAATAA